The DNA region GCATGCAGTACCGACCCGGACTCCTGGCCGGACTCCTCGCCAAGACTGGACTTGATCCACTACCCCCGTAACACCCGCAGCGAGAACTCTCTAGCCGACGCGGTCTCGCCGAAGCCGTGGCGGCAGCGGAGTAGGCGGTCGAAGCCCGCTGACGAGAAGGTCAGGCTTCGGCGTTGTCGCCGCGGCGCCGGAGCGAATCGGCTGAGCGGGGCGGCTGGGCGCGCTGGTGGTCGCCGACCCGCGTCATGATCTCGGCCAGCTGGGGCAGATCGTCGCCGGTCAGTGCGTCGAACAGGAGGCGGCGGGCCAGCTGCACGTGCCCCGGCAGGACGTCGAGCAGCACCGCGTGGCCGGCGTCGGTCAGCGCGACGGCGGTGGCGCGGGCGTCGGCGGGGTCGGGGCAGCGGGTGATCAGGCCGAGCTTCTCCAGCAGCGAGGCCTGGTACGTCATTCCGCTGCGGCTGTAGACGACGCCGTCGGCCAGCTGGGTCATCCTCTGCGTCCCACCCGCGTCGCGCAGCCGGACCAGGAGTTGGAACTGCACGAAGCTGATGTCGGCCGTGGCGCGCAGCTGCTGTTCGAGGCGGAAGTGCAGCAGGTTGACGGAGTCCATGAGCGCGATCAGGGTCTTCAGCTCGACCGGATCCAGCGGCCCGTCGTCGTCGTGCCGGTCGCCGCGCCGGGCCTCGGTTCCGGGGTCCGGGCGGCTCTGGCTCATCCGGCCAGCATAGCGCTTCGAACTCAAACCATTGCTATGGCGTGAGTCTCGCCGGAGAGCACTTTGCTTCGCGCCCGAAGTAAGTTAGGGTCTTGATTGCTTCGAGCACGAAGTATTTTTGGAGGAGGACCCATGCCGTTCCACGTCCAGTCCACCGCCGCGGCTCTGCGCGACGGCTTCCCCGTGTTCGCGCACCACGAGTCGGTGTCGGCGCTGTGGTCACAGAAGTGGCGTCAGCCGTGCGCCGCCGGGATCTACCCGTTCGGCGACGGACGGCTGCAGGACTTCGAACCGATCTTCGCCGAGCTGCGCGCGGTCTCCGGCGACGACCCGGGCATCCTGTACCGGCCGGACGACTACGCCGCGCCGTTCCTCCCGGTCGGCGACCGTCTCACCCTCGCCGCGCAGGAAGCTGCGAAGCAGGGCTCGAACGAGCAGGCGCGGGAACTGTTCCTGCGAGCGGCAGCCGTCTACCGGATAGCGCGGGTCCCCGTCGTCCGCTCACCGCTTGGCCGGCAGGCGTGGGAGAAGGGCAAAGCCGCCTACGAGCGGGGCACCGAACTGCTGGACCCGCCGAACATCCCCGTCGCGATCCCGTTCCGGCACGCCGACATCGCCGCCGGCGACCGCGCCGGCGACATCCCGGCCTACCTGCGTGTGCCCGGCGGGCCGCGGCCGGCCGCCGGGTGGCCCGTCCTGCTGTACATCTGCGGCCTCGACGGCTACCGGACCGACCAGACCGCGGCCATCCAGGCGCACGTCGACCGCGGCCTTGCCACGCTCACCTTCGAGATCCCCGGCACGGGCGACTGCCCGGCGGCGCCGAACGACCCGACGTCGGACGGCCGGCTGATCAGCAGCATCCTCGACTGGATCGTCGCCAGCGCCCCCGAGTTCGGGTTCGACCCCGGCACGATCCTCGCCCGGGGCGTCAGCACCGGCGGGTACCATGCGGTGCGCATCGCGCACACCCACGCCGACCGGCTGTTCGCGGTAGTGGCGCACGGCGGCGGATACCACCACATGTTCGACGCCGAGTGGATCAGCGCACAGAACCAGATGGAGTTCCCGTTCGCTCTGGCCGACGCGCTCGCGCACAAGTTCGGCTACCGGGATCCGGACCCTGCGAAGGCCGTCGCCGCCTACGCCGCCGAAGCCCACCGGTTCAGCCTCGCCGACGCCGACGTGCTGGCCTCGCCGGCGTGCCCACTGCTGGTGATCAACGGAGTGGAGGACTCGATCTTCCCGATCGAGGACAGCATCCTGGCGGGAACCCGGGGCGACGGCACGGACCTGATCGTGCTGGGCGGCCGCGCGCACATGGGCGAACCCGCCGCCGAGCCGGCCATCCACGCCTGGATCGAGAAGGCGCTGGCGGCACGGGCCTGAAGCCCGGAGTCGGCAGGGTTAGGTTCCCAACAAACTTCCACGACTCGATCGCCGCCTCGTCCCGCTCGACAGCGCGACGCGCCGAAGTTTGCCAGGACCAGCCGTTACGGCGCGTCAGGCCCCGCACCCCGCGGATCGTGGAGGACTTGTGAACTGCGCCGAGACTTAACTTCGGCAGCGACGCCGGTCCCTTGGAGTACAAGCCCCGCTCGCCGTTTGACACCCGCAGCGCCTTGGCCGCGGCCTTGTTGTCGTCACCGGTCTGGAAAAAGTCGATCGCGGACAACCGGACCTGCTCACATCCACGACGTACCGCAGGGATCAAGCCTGTCAGTACACGTTCAAGGTCAGTAGCCTAGCCGGGACCCTGGACGCAGGTATTTCTGCACGGCGGCTGGCACGATCCTGCGAGCGCGCCCAGGAAGAAAGCCAAAGCCAGCACGAATGCGGCAACAAAGATCATGGCCAGGCCGGGCGACCCTTTGAACAGCCAGCTGACCGGTCTGAAGAAGAACGCCACGCGCTTGCGCCGCTTCTCCTGCCGGCGCCACTTGCGCAATAGCTCCTCGGTGCCATCGCGGTCCCACTTGGCCATGCCGGGCCTCCAGGATCAGGCGGCCCACCGGACGATCGCCACCCCGCCCAGGTTGATACCCGCCCCGCACCGATGCAGAACCCTGCCACCGGTGCCACCCTTGCTACCGGGGACGTCTGGTTTCTTCTTCGTTCCACAGCAAGATCCAGTGGCCCTCGCCGTACTCCTCGACGACCATTGCTTGGGCCTCGCGTTTCGGAGTTTCTGGCTCGGTGTTAATAACGTCCCCCAAAGCTCACACAGGCGATGACGAGAAGAGCGCCATGGCCTGCAAGCACGACGCGCCACCGGATCCGGCGCAGTCGTCATGATCAATGCCGGACGCAGACGCTCGGACGCCGTCTGGTCCGCACCGCGGGTGCCGTCGGACTGACCGGCAAGCGTCGTTTGAGGCAGAAGCGACGGGGCAGGCGGAGGCCTCGTTGCCCTCGGTGGTCGCGTACTGAGGCCGCCGTCATCGGCGAAGAGAAGGAGTGTGACCTGTGAGCACCGTTGAAGCGTCTGTGGAAGTCGCCGTCCCGATCGACACCGCCTACAACCAGTGGACCCAGTTCGAGTCCTTCCCGCATTTCATGAACGGGGTGGAACAGGTCCGCCAGTTGGACGACCTGCACAATCATTGGGTGGTCAAGGTCGGCGGTGTCACGCGCGGGTTCGAGACCGAGATCACCGAGCAGCGGCCCGACGAGCGCATCAGCTGGAAGACCGTGGCCGGCGAGGTCCAGCAGGCCGGCAACGTCAGCTTCGAGCGCATGGACGACACCCATACCCGCGTCACCATCCAGTTGGGGTGGGAGCCGACGGGACTGGCCGAGAAGGCCGGCAGCGCCGTCGGACTGGACACGCACCAGGTGAAGGCCGACGCCCAAAGGTTCAAGGACTTCATCGAGGACCGCAACACCGAAACCGGTGCCTGGCGCGGCGAGGTCGGCCCGCAGACACAGCACAGCTCGACCGGACGCGACCCCATGTGATCCGTCTCCGGTAGCAGCACATGGAGAAACCTTCGGGCTCGGTCGCCCCCGCTGCGGGGGTGACCGAGCCCGAAGCGTGTCTGCTGCTGTGGCTCGGGGCGTCATGCGTCATGCGTCATGCGTCATGCCCTGGCGGAGGCCAGTGCTGGCGGCTCAGCAGGTGGAGTGTGGTGAAACCTCCGCGCCTTGTTCGGAAGCACACCGTGTTCGACCGTTTCCTCCGTCTTATCCGGGGCATCAGCGAGTGCATGATCAAGATCGGCTACACGATGATGACCGAACAAGCCGGTCCTCGACAGCTGGTCGAGGACCTCGTCGGCGCCGAAAGGGCGGGCTTCGACTTCTCCGTCGCGTCCGACCACTATTTCCCCTGGCTGGACGAGCAGGGGCACGCGCCTTACGTGTGGAGTGTGCTGGGCGCCGCGGCGCAGGCCACCTCGCGGATCCCGCTGATGACGTATGTGACGTGTCCGACCTTCCGGTACCACCCGGTGGTGGTGGCGCAGAAGGCGGCGACGGTGCAGTTGTTGTCGCAGGGGCGTTTCCGCCTGGGACTCGGTTCGGGGGAATACCTGAACGAGCACGTGGTGGGGCGCGGCTGGCCGGCGGCGAGCGTACGCCAGGAGATGCTGACCGAGGCGGTCCAGATCATCCGGCGGTTGTTCGACGGCGGCTACGTGACGCACCACGGCGAGCATTTCCAGGTCGAGGCCGCGAAACTGTGGGACCGTCCTGACACCCCGCCGCCGATCGGCCTGGCCGTGTCCGGGCGCAACTCCTGCGAGCTGGCCGGCCGGCTGGCGGATGTGATGATCGCGGTGGAGCCGAAGTCCGACCTGGTGTCGATGTTCGAGGCCGAGGGCGGCCGGGGCAAGCCGAAGGTCGGCCAGCTCCCCGTGTGCTACGACACCGACCGGGACCGGGCCGTGGCCCGTGCGCACGAGCAGTTCCGCTGGTTCGGCGGCGGCTGGAAGGTGAACGCCGAGCTGCCCGGGACCGCGGGGTTCGACGCGGCCAGCCAGTTCGTCCGCCCCGAGGACGTCGCCGAGTCGATCCCGTGCGGGGACGCGGTGGAGGACTTCGTCGAGGCGGTGCGGCCGTACGCCGACGCCGGTTTCACGGAGGTGGCGCTGGTGCAGGTCGGAGGCGACGCCCAGCAGCCCTTCCTGGCCTGGGCCGAGAAGACACTGATCCCGGCATTGCGCGAGCTGTGAGGCGACTGTGACATCTGCTTCGAAGACGGCCACGGCCGCACTCCTCGACCTCGACGGAACCCTCGTCGACACCAACTACCAGCACGCGATCGCCTGGTACCGGGCGTTCCACGACCACGGGATCGTGCTGCCGATCTGGCACCTGCACCGGCACATCGGAATGGGCGGTGACCAGTTCGTCGCGGCCGTGGCGGGAGAGGACGCCGAGCGTGACGTGGGCGATGAGGTACGCGAGGACCACAGCCGCCACTTCCACGAGCTCATCGGCGAGGTCGAGCTGATGCCCGACGCGCGGCGTCTCGTGCGGGTGCTGCACGACCGGGGTACCCCGGTCGTGCTGGCCAGCTCGGCCGGCAAGGAAGACCTGGAGCACTTCCGCTCGATGCTGGATGTGGACGACCTGCTGGCCGGGGCGACGTCGAGTGCCGACGTCGAGGCCGCCAAGCCGGAGCCGGACATCATCTGCGCGGCGCTGGAGAAGGTTCCGGATGCCGGGAGGTCGGTGATGATCGGCGACTCGACCTGGGACTGCGAGGCCGCCCGCCGGGCAGGTATCGCCTCGGTCGCGCTGCTGACCGGCGGTTTCTCGAAGCAGGAGCTGCGTGAGGCCGGGGCCGCCGCGGTGTTCGCCTCGATCAGTGAGCTGCTCGACGGGCTCGACCGGACGCCGTTGGCCTAGCCGGCGCTCCTGCTCACTCAGGTGGGTTATCTATAAGCCACGTCCCGCCAAAACAGGCGCCTCCAGCGCCCGAAGACCGGATACAGGATGCAGAAAGAATCAGCGTGCCACCGCGCGATCACGATTCGCGCTTCAGTGAGTTGATGATCGCGGCGTGACAGCAGGTGACCGGCGTGACGCGTGGATACTGCTGACCCCGCAAGAACGAGACCTCGGCAGCTTGCCTCCGATCCGCACATGACGCCGTTTGCCGGGTATGAGGCGGTCATGCTTCAAGATCGGCACGACACGCCCCTCGAGGTCGAACCGTACTCGGTGACCGCGGAGTTCTACGACATCCTGCAGGCCGAGTCCGATCGCCGCTTGGCCGAACGCCGGTTCGCCGCGGCGGCGCGCAGCGCGCGGGTCGGCGTCGTGGACGTCGGCGCCGGCACCGGGATCGGCACCGAGGTGCTCCTCGCACGGTCGGCGGCCCCGGTCCACGCCGTCGAGCCGTCGGCACCCATGCGGGTGGCGCTTCTGACGCGCCTGGCCGGCCTTGGCGCCGACGTCCGCGCCCGCGTGACCGTGCATTCGGTCCCGTTCCAGGAAGCCGGCCTGGTCCAGGCGGCGGATCTCGTGGTGTGTTCGAACATCGCGGGCGTCGTCCCGCCCCCGGTACGACGAGCGCTGTGGCGCGCCGCGGCGGCGGCGTTGGTCCCGGGAGGACTCCTCCTGCTCGAACCGCCTCCGCCGACGGTTCCGGATGGCCCGACCATCGAGGACTTGCCACCAGTACGAGTCGGGCCTGACATCTACAGCGCACAAGTCTGTATGCGTCCGGAGCGTGGATTGACGTCAGTCACTTACTCCTATCGAGTGAAGCGCGACGACAAGGTCGTCCGCAGGGCATCCGAGGAGTTCACGATGTGGCCGGCGTCGGCCATGGTGGTCCAAGCCGAACTGCGTGAGGCCGGATTCTGTGTGAGCGCGACGACGGACGACCTCGTCCACGCAATGCTCGATGCGACACCGCTCAGCCAATGACCGGGCACGCCTGCACCAGGACCTCATCTCCTCATTGCCCCACGCCGACTGGCGCAGGGGCGTCCACGGCCCGGTCGTCCGTCACCTGTTGAGAAAGAGGTCAAGCCATGGTCAGTACCCAGCGATACCCGCGGTGGTGCCAAGTCGTGCTCGACACCCCCGACGTGCGCGGCCTCGCAGAGTTCTACCGAGAGCTCCTGGGCTTCACCTACCGCCCCGGCGACGAGCCGCCGGCACCCGGCGAGCCCGATCCGCGCGGACAGGACTGGCTCGTCCTGAACGATCCGCGCGGTGCGGCGGCCATCGCGTTTCAGCAGGTCGACGAGCTGCCGGCGACGACGTGGCCGGAGGAGGGCGTGGCGCAGCAGTACCACCTGGACCTGGACGTCCCGGCGTTGGAAGACCTCGAAGCACAGCACGAACGCGTACTGGCACTCGGGGCCACCCTGCGCTACGACAGGTCGGACGACCAGGAGGAGCCGCTCCGGGTCTACGCGGACCCTAGCGGCCACTTGTTCTGCATTTTCGTCAGCGGCGACGCCGCAGAATCCGCGGAGACAGGAACCACAGCGTGAAAACGCCTGCTCCTGTTCCTAGGCGGCGAGACGGCGAGGCGGCGAGACGGTCCCGCAACTGCCCAAGGACCCGCACAACCGCAGCCAGCCCTCCACCGCCTACACAATCAGCCTCCCTCTCCCACCTCCGTCTTCGGGAGCCCTCCCGACCCAGCCTCCGACGCATCAAGCTGATCGCGCAGCACCGCCGCGGCCCGCTGCGCGGTTCCCGCGCAGCACGTGTTCACCACGACATGCACCTCCTCGGCGGCCTCACCGAGTCGGCGGCTGCGCTCGGCCCAGGCGGCCAGTTCGGAGGCCGAGTATTCGTAGCGGTAGCGCTCCTCCTTGCCGCCTCGCGACCAGGCGGCGCTGTGGCCGTGCAGCCGGATGACGGCTCGGTTCGCGGTGACGGCGAGCAGCGGAGGTACCGCGGCGGGATGCGACTGGGACATGTCAGAACACACATACGCGGCGCCGTGGTCGCGCAGCAGCTTCCATGTCTGTTCGCGCTGCTCCGGTTCCAGCCAGGAGGCGTGCCGGAACTCCACAGCCGCCGGCAGGGATCCGCACTGCCGCAGCGCGGCCCGGACCGACGCCAAGCCGGCGGGGTCCGCTCGACAGTTCGGGGGGAACTGCAGGAGCACCAGTCCGAGGACTCCGGCTTCTCGCAATGGCCTGAACGTCTGGTGGAATCGACGCCAGAGTTCCGCGACGAGCTCGGCCGGGGCCGACGACGCGGTCAGCCATGGACCCCGTATGCGGGTCCTGAGATCGGCGGGCAGGGTCGCGACGCGGGTACGGTGGCCGGTGAGCAGCGAGTAGGCCTTGACGTCCATGGTGAAACCGTCCGCCACCGCGTCGATCCATCCGGTCACCGTCGCCGCGCTCGGCAGTGCGTAGTACGGCGCGTCGGCCTCGACGAGGTGGAACTGGCTGCCGTAATAGCGCAGCCGGCCCGCCGCGGTCCTCGTCCCCGGTGGGTACCAGCCGCTTCGTATCAGACTCGCGTCGGCCCATCCGGCGGTGCCTGTCAGGATGCGCATACTCCATAACCTCCCGGTCGCGATGGCCTCGCGCTATGTCCAGCAGGTCCGGTGTCAAACGCGCGCCGTGACCATTGGTGGTGCCGTAGCCTCGTTGTTCAGGACGTCCGATCGGAGACGGACGAGGTTGGCAGAGCTCTGCCAGCGATCCCCTATCCGGTCTCGACCCGTACTACTACCCGTCCGACGAGAGCGCCTCCTACGCCTGAGAACCCCCTGCCACCGGGTGAGCGCCACCCGAGCTCTCGCGGACGATGAGCTCGTACGGCGCCCACAACTCCACGGGCCCGCTGTCCGACCGCTTGCCGAGCCGGGCGATCATCCGATCCACTGCCAGCCACGCGATGGTCGCCTTGTTCGGCGAGATGGTCGTCAGCGACGGCGTGTTGTACCGCCCCGCCTCGATGTCGTCGAAGCCGACGACGGCGATGTCCTCCGGCACCCGCACGCCGTGCGTGAGCAGCGTGCGGATCGCGCCGAGGGCGAGGAGGTCGTTGTAGCAGAACACCGCGTCCGGCGGGCCCTTCGGGTGCTGGAGCAGGCCGGCCATCGCCTCGGCGCCGTTGAAGCGGTGGAAGCGCCGGGTGGTGACGATCAGCGACTCGTCCACCTTGCGTTTGCGCGCCTGGTGCGCCTCTCGGTAGCCGCGGGTGCGGAGCTGGGCGGTCTCGCCGGTCTCCCAGGGCTGGTCGCCGACGGCCGCGATGCGGGTGCGGCCGAGGTCCAGCAGGTGCTCGGTCGCCGCGCGCGCCGCTTCGACGTTGTCGATGGCGACGTGGTCGTAGGCGCTCTCGGCGATGCGCTCGCCGAGCAGGACCAGGGGGCGGGAGCTGGTCGGGTCGCGTTGGGCCAGGTCGGCCTGGGACAGGGCGAGCGGGCTGAGGATCACGCCGTCGAACATGGCCGCGAGCGAGTCGCCCATGATGAGCTCGCGCTCGCGGTCCGGTTCGCCGTCGGTCTGGTCGATGACGACGGTGTACCCGTGCTGGCGG from Catenulispora sp. EB89 includes:
- a CDS encoding MarR family winged helix-turn-helix transcriptional regulator, whose protein sequence is MSQSRPDPGTEARRGDRHDDDGPLDPVELKTLIALMDSVNLLHFRLEQQLRATADISFVQFQLLVRLRDAGGTQRMTQLADGVVYSRSGMTYQASLLEKLGLITRCPDPADARATAVALTDAGHAVLLDVLPGHVQLARRLLFDALTGDDLPQLAEIMTRVGDHQRAQPPRSADSLRRRGDNAEA
- a CDS encoding alpha/beta hydrolase family protein — encoded protein: MPFHVQSTAAALRDGFPVFAHHESVSALWSQKWRQPCAAGIYPFGDGRLQDFEPIFAELRAVSGDDPGILYRPDDYAAPFLPVGDRLTLAAQEAAKQGSNEQARELFLRAAAVYRIARVPVVRSPLGRQAWEKGKAAYERGTELLDPPNIPVAIPFRHADIAAGDRAGDIPAYLRVPGGPRPAAGWPVLLYICGLDGYRTDQTAAIQAHVDRGLATLTFEIPGTGDCPAAPNDPTSDGRLISSILDWIVASAPEFGFDPGTILARGVSTGGYHAVRIAHTHADRLFAVVAHGGGYHHMFDAEWISAQNQMEFPFALADALAHKFGYRDPDPAKAVAAYAAEAHRFSLADADVLASPACPLLVINGVEDSIFPIEDSILAGTRGDGTDLIVLGGRAHMGEPAAEPAIHAWIEKALAARA
- a CDS encoding SRPBCC family protein translates to MSTVEASVEVAVPIDTAYNQWTQFESFPHFMNGVEQVRQLDDLHNHWVVKVGGVTRGFETEITEQRPDERISWKTVAGEVQQAGNVSFERMDDTHTRVTIQLGWEPTGLAEKAGSAVGLDTHQVKADAQRFKDFIEDRNTETGAWRGEVGPQTQHSSTGRDPM
- a CDS encoding LLM class F420-dependent oxidoreductase — its product is MIKIGYTMMTEQAGPRQLVEDLVGAERAGFDFSVASDHYFPWLDEQGHAPYVWSVLGAAAQATSRIPLMTYVTCPTFRYHPVVVAQKAATVQLLSQGRFRLGLGSGEYLNEHVVGRGWPAASVRQEMLTEAVQIIRRLFDGGYVTHHGEHFQVEAAKLWDRPDTPPPIGLAVSGRNSCELAGRLADVMIAVEPKSDLVSMFEAEGGRGKPKVGQLPVCYDTDRDRAVARAHEQFRWFGGGWKVNAELPGTAGFDAASQFVRPEDVAESIPCGDAVEDFVEAVRPYADAGFTEVALVQVGGDAQQPFLAWAEKTLIPALREL
- a CDS encoding HAD family hydrolase, which codes for MTSASKTATAALLDLDGTLVDTNYQHAIAWYRAFHDHGIVLPIWHLHRHIGMGGDQFVAAVAGEDAERDVGDEVREDHSRHFHELIGEVELMPDARRLVRVLHDRGTPVVLASSAGKEDLEHFRSMLDVDDLLAGATSSADVEAAKPEPDIICAALEKVPDAGRSVMIGDSTWDCEAARRAGIASVALLTGGFSKQELREAGAAAVFASISELLDGLDRTPLA
- a CDS encoding class I SAM-dependent methyltransferase; this translates as MLQDRHDTPLEVEPYSVTAEFYDILQAESDRRLAERRFAAAARSARVGVVDVGAGTGIGTEVLLARSAAPVHAVEPSAPMRVALLTRLAGLGADVRARVTVHSVPFQEAGLVQAADLVVCSNIAGVVPPPVRRALWRAAAAALVPGGLLLLEPPPPTVPDGPTIEDLPPVRVGPDIYSAQVCMRPERGLTSVTYSYRVKRDDKVVRRASEEFTMWPASAMVVQAELREAGFCVSATTDDLVHAMLDATPLSQ
- a CDS encoding VOC family protein encodes the protein MVSTQRYPRWCQVVLDTPDVRGLAEFYRELLGFTYRPGDEPPAPGEPDPRGQDWLVLNDPRGAAAIAFQQVDELPATTWPEEGVAQQYHLDLDVPALEDLEAQHERVLALGATLRYDRSDDQEEPLRVYADPSGHLFCIFVSGDAAESAETGTTA
- a CDS encoding DUF72 domain-containing protein: MRILTGTAGWADASLIRSGWYPPGTRTAAGRLRYYGSQFHLVEADAPYYALPSAATVTGWIDAVADGFTMDVKAYSLLTGHRTRVATLPADLRTRIRGPWLTASSAPAELVAELWRRFHQTFRPLREAGVLGLVLLQFPPNCRADPAGLASVRAALRQCGSLPAAVEFRHASWLEPEQREQTWKLLRDHGAAYVCSDMSQSHPAAVPPLLAVTANRAVIRLHGHSAAWSRGGKEERYRYEYSASELAAWAERSRRLGEAAEEVHVVVNTCCAGTAQRAAAVLRDQLDASEAGSGGLPKTEVGEGG
- a CDS encoding LacI family DNA-binding transcriptional regulator, with amino-acid sequence MTTPRLRDVAERAGVSIRTVSNVVNGYAPVSDEKRARVEAAVAELGYRPNLTARNLKSGRTGMLALVVPELDVPYFSELARAVVTKARQHGYTVVIDQTDGEPDRERELIMGDSLAAMFDGVILSPLALSQADLAQRDPTSSRPLVLLGERIAESAYDHVAIDNVEAARAATEHLLDLGRTRIAAVGDQPWETGETAQLRTRGYREAHQARKRKVDESLIVTTRRFHRFNGAEAMAGLLQHPKGPPDAVFCYNDLLALGAIRTLLTHGVRVPEDIAVVGFDDIEAGRYNTPSLTTISPNKATIAWLAVDRMIARLGKRSDSGPVELWAPYELIVRESSGGAHPVAGGSQA